Proteins from one Vicugna pacos chromosome 25, VicPac4, whole genome shotgun sequence genomic window:
- the LOC140689137 gene encoding olfactory receptor 14A16-like — protein MDNLTFGSTFFLMGFTDIREIQILYAVLFLLIYLAALLGNLLIILVTTKDHCLHTPMYFFLKNLSYLDLGLISITVPKSITNSLMNYNTISFLGCVSQVFFFFSLATTEVALLTVMSYDRYVAICHPLRYNSIMSHGSCVRMAASSWLSGGLNAILHTASTFSTPMCGSPEVHQFFCDVPQLLSLACSPNPGEFVVIGLSLVFDFVCFVFIDISYIYVFSTVLRMPFREGRARAFSTCLPHLIVVTLFLSSGFFAYLHPLPKSPSLLDLLISVFYTVVPPTMNPLIYSLRNKDMKTALKKLRMTRVCQLS, from the coding sequence atggacaacttgACCTTTGGGAGCACATTCTTTCTTATGGGGTTTACTGACATTCGGGAGATCCAGATTTTATACGCCGTGCTCTTTCTGCTAATTTACCTGGCAGCCCTACTTGGGAATCTTCTCATCATCTTAGTCACCACCAAGGACCATTGCCTTCACACCCCTATGTACTTCTTCCTGAAGAACTTGTCCTATCTGGATCTTGGCCTCATTTCCATCACTGTCCCCAAATCCATCACGAACTCTCTGATGAATTACAAcaccatttcattccttggttgTGTCTCGCaggtgttcttctttttctccttagcTACTACAGAAGTAGCGCTCCTCACAGTCATGTCCTATGACCGCTATGTTGCCATCTGCCACCCACTCAGATACAACAGCATCATGAGCCATGGATCCTGTGTGCGGATGGCTGCCTCTTCGTGGCTCAGCGGAGGTCTCAATGCAATCCTGCATACGGCTTCGACCTTCTCCACACCCATGTGTGGGTCTCCTGAAGTCCATCAGTTCTTCTGTGATGTCCCGCAACTGCTCTCTCTCGCCTGTTCACCCAACCCTGGGGAATTCGTAGTCATCGGACTCAGCCTAGTGTTCGATTTTGTGTGTTTCGTGTTTATCGATATTTCTTACATTTACGTCTTCTCCACTGTGCTGAGGATGCCCTTCAGAGAAGGCAGGGCCAGAGCTTTCTCCACCTGCTTGCCTCACCTCATCGTTGtgactctgtttctctcttccGGTTTTTTTGCCTATTTACACCCGTTACCCAAATCTCCATCACTTTTGGACTTGCTGATTTCAGTATTCTACACTGTGGTGCCACCCACCATGAACCCTCTCATCTACAGTCTGAGAAATAAGGATATGAAGACGGCCCTAAAGAAACTGAGAATGACCAGAGTTTGTCAACTAAGTTAG
- the LOC140689201 gene encoding olfactory receptor 6F1: MGTDNETLPQDFLLLGFPGSQFLQCSLFMLFLVMYILTVGGNMAILMLVSTSHQLHTPMYYFLSNLSFLEIWYTTAAVPKALAILLGRSQTISFTSCLLQMYLVFSLGCTEYFLLAAMAYDRYLAICYPLHYGVIMNSLLSVQLALGSWVCGFLAIAVPTALISSLAFCGPHTINHFFCDIAPWIDLACTSTRPVELVSLVIASVVILSSCLITLVSYIYIISTILRIPSAKGRSKAFSTCSSHLTVVLIWYGSTIFLHVRTSIKEGLDLTKAVHVLNTVVTPVLNPFIYTLRNKEVRETLLKKCKGK; encoded by the coding sequence ATGGGCACAGACAATGAAACTCTCCCCCAAGACTTTCTGCTGTTGGGTTTTCCTGGGTCCCAGTTCCTACAGTGTTCCCTTTTCATGCTTTTCCTGGTTATGTACATTCTCACAGTTGGTGGTAACATGGCTATCTTGATGTTGGTGAGTACCTCCCACCAGCTACACACCCCCATGTACTACTTTCTGAGTAATCTATCTTTCCTGGAGATTTGGTACACCACAGCTGCAGTCCCCAAAGCCCTGGCCATCCTCCTGGGAAGAAGCCAAACCATATCATTCACCAGCTGCCTTTTGCAGATGTACCTTGTTTTCTCACTGGGCTGCACAGAGTACTTCCTCCTGGCAGCCATGGCTTACGACCGCTATCTGGCCATCTGTTACCCTCTCCACTACGGGGTCATCATGAATAGCCTCCTCTCAGTGCAGCTGGCCCTGGGCTCCTGGGTCTGTGGTTTCTTGGCCATTGCAGTGCCCACAGCCCTCATCAGCAGCCTGGCCTTCTGTGGCCCCCACACCATCAACCACTTCTTCTGTGACATTGCACCCTGGATTGACCTGGCCTGTACCAGCACACGACCAGTGGAACTTGTGAGCCTTGTGATTGCTTCTGTGGTCATCCTGAGTTCCTGCCTTATCACCCTGGTCTCCTACATCTACATCATCAGTACCATCCTCAGGATTCCCTCAGCCAAGGGCAGAAGCAAAGCCTTCTCCACCTGTTCCTCACATCTCACTGTGGTGCTCATCTGGTATGGGTCTACAATCTTCCTTCACGTCCGCACCTCCATCAAAGAAGGCTTGGACCTCACCAAAGCTGTCCATGTCCTGAACACTGTGGTAACTCCAGTTCTAAACCCTTTCATCTACACTCTCCGTAACAAAGAAGTAAGAGAAACTCTGCTGAAGAAATGCAAGGGAAAATAA